One part of the Gemmatimonadaceae bacterium genome encodes these proteins:
- a CDS encoding histone deacetylase has translation MWSPARFAVPLPDGHRFPIAKYALLRDRARAEGLVDDLRLHEPSRVPTSALLRVHDAGYVEHLSNGTLDASSIRRLGFPWSEGLVERSYRAAGGTFEAADAALTHGLAMNLAGGTHHAFPAHGEGFCVFNDVAIATRALLARGRITRAAIVDLDVHQGNGTHAIFAGDPRVYTFSMHGARNYPFRKVPGDHDVELDDGTDDARYCELLADALPRVLSESNPDIVFYLAGADPHEDDRLGRLALTHDGLARRDHMVLRACREVGIPVAITIAGGYGRDIATTVEAHVRTLRAAREYT, from the coding sequence GTGTGGTCCCCGGCGCGGTTTGCGGTGCCCCTCCCGGACGGGCATCGATTCCCGATCGCCAAATACGCCCTCCTCCGCGACCGTGCCCGAGCGGAAGGACTCGTGGACGACCTGCGACTCCACGAACCGTCTCGCGTGCCAACCTCGGCGCTGCTTCGCGTGCACGACGCGGGGTACGTCGAGCACCTCAGCAACGGTACGCTCGACGCGTCGTCGATCCGCCGCCTGGGATTCCCCTGGTCCGAAGGGCTGGTCGAGCGATCGTACCGCGCCGCCGGCGGCACCTTCGAGGCGGCCGACGCCGCGCTCACCCACGGTCTCGCGATGAACCTCGCCGGTGGCACACATCACGCGTTTCCCGCGCACGGCGAAGGTTTCTGCGTCTTCAACGATGTGGCGATCGCCACGCGCGCGCTGCTGGCCCGCGGGCGCATCACGCGTGCGGCCATCGTGGACCTCGACGTGCATCAGGGGAACGGCACGCACGCCATCTTTGCCGGCGACCCTCGCGTCTACACGTTCAGCATGCACGGCGCGCGGAACTATCCATTCCGCAAGGTGCCCGGTGACCACGACGTGGAGCTCGATGACGGCACCGACGATGCGCGGTACTGTGAGCTGCTCGCGGACGCCTTGCCGCGCGTGCTCAGCGAGTCAAACCCCGACATCGTGTTCTACCTCGCCGGCGCCGACCCGCACGAAGACGACCGGCTCGGCCGACTCGCGCTCACGCACGACGGACTCGCCCGTCGGGACCACATGGTGCTTCGCGCCTGTAGGGAAGTGGGGATTCCCGTCGCGATCACGATTGCCGGTGGCTACGGCCGCGACATCGCCACGACGGTGGAAGCGCACGTCCGCACACTCCGGGCAGCGCGCGAATACACCTGA
- a CDS encoding OmpA family protein — MSRFRWPALLTALLIAVTSAPVAVDAQVGTRLKEAAKRRAEQEAARKAAEAAKKAEEDARKGSGAAGSADSSKATKGDSAAVARPGTPAAASAPTPTAAKVWENYDFVPGNKVIFFTDFSEDKVGNFARGLKYSSGPIEIVERDGVKVLRSTGRSEILIPVGKQLPERFTLEIDVIAPRAACCGYEMVAFEGGAVRNRGNESSEIAWTPSGSLIIGSAFANRNMASNIPESMQGQLRGNVAHLRVLMDGPYLKMYTNERRMYNIPEFPFRRDSVIRLFVNGTEEPDVAVYLASIRVAESETDVLYDALAARGRWATHGILFATGKSDLQPESHAVLKEIAATLRKYGDLKILIEGHTDNVGSAASNLTLSDARAAAVKTALVAQYGIDGARVTTQGLGDTKPSVPNTTATGRAQNRRVEIVKQ; from the coding sequence ATGTCCCGATTCCGATGGCCTGCTCTCCTGACCGCGCTCCTGATCGCGGTCACCTCGGCGCCCGTTGCTGTCGACGCCCAGGTCGGCACGCGACTCAAGGAAGCCGCCAAGCGCCGCGCCGAGCAGGAGGCCGCCAGGAAGGCCGCCGAGGCGGCGAAGAAGGCGGAAGAGGATGCTCGCAAAGGGTCAGGCGCAGCCGGGAGTGCGGACAGCTCCAAGGCGACCAAGGGAGACTCGGCCGCGGTCGCGCGGCCCGGCACGCCGGCGGCAGCCAGCGCGCCCACGCCGACAGCGGCCAAGGTCTGGGAGAACTACGACTTCGTCCCGGGCAACAAGGTGATCTTCTTTACCGACTTTTCCGAAGACAAGGTCGGCAACTTCGCCCGTGGCCTGAAGTACAGCTCGGGTCCCATCGAGATCGTCGAACGCGATGGGGTGAAGGTGCTTCGGAGCACGGGCCGATCCGAAATCCTGATTCCGGTGGGCAAGCAGTTGCCCGAACGCTTCACCCTGGAGATCGACGTCATCGCTCCGCGAGCTGCCTGCTGCGGGTACGAGATGGTCGCGTTCGAGGGTGGCGCCGTGCGGAATCGCGGCAACGAGTCGTCGGAGATCGCCTGGACGCCGTCGGGCAGCCTGATCATCGGCAGCGCCTTCGCCAACCGGAACATGGCGTCGAACATCCCCGAGTCGATGCAGGGCCAGCTCAGGGGGAACGTGGCGCACCTGCGCGTGCTCATGGACGGGCCGTACCTCAAGATGTACACGAATGAGCGCCGGATGTACAACATCCCGGAGTTCCCGTTCAGGCGCGACTCCGTCATCCGGCTCTTCGTGAACGGCACCGAGGAGCCTGACGTCGCAGTGTATCTCGCGAGCATACGCGTCGCCGAGAGCGAGACCGATGTGCTGTACGACGCCCTGGCGGCAAGGGGTCGTTGGGCCACGCACGGCATTCTGTTCGCCACGGGCAAATCCGACCTTCAGCCGGAGTCGCACGCCGTCCTCAAGGAGATCGCGGCCACGCTCCGGAAGTACGGCGACCTGAAGATTCTCATCGAAGGGCACACCGACAACGTGGGCTCGGCGGCGAGCAACCTCACGCTGAGCGACGCGCGAGCGGCCGCCGTGAAAACGGCGCTGGTGGCGCAGTACGGCATCGACGGTGCGAGAGTCACCACGCAGGGGCTCGGCGACACGAAACCCTCGGTGCCGAACACGACCGCGACGGGACGGGCGCAGAACCGCCGAGTCGAGATTGTGAAGCAGTAG
- a CDS encoding alpha/beta fold hydrolase → MPMPIPAPRANGMTTTTPMPLYWARHGREGGPPLLVLHGGPGASHEYLLPQMLRLGATNDLLFYDQRGGGRSRTDDPTPVTWQVQVGDLAAVIEELSRDRPLTIVGYSWGALLALLYTLEVAAGRVPVPPARLVLIDPAPVNRTWRAAFEEEFQRRQAGDAVRALREELAASGLREADAVAYRQRQFELSVAGYFADPRRARDLTPFRITGRVQQSVWESLGDFDLVPGLHRVPPVPTLLVHGWHDPIPVESSFAVARALHARCVVLEASGHVPYVEQPDTLFATIEQFLNETS, encoded by the coding sequence ATGCCGATGCCGATCCCCGCCCCGCGCGCCAATGGGATGACCACCACCACGCCGATGCCGTTGTACTGGGCACGCCACGGACGCGAGGGAGGTCCGCCGCTGCTCGTTCTGCACGGCGGCCCTGGAGCGAGCCACGAGTATCTCCTCCCGCAGATGCTCCGGCTCGGTGCGACGAACGACCTGCTGTTCTACGACCAGCGCGGCGGCGGGCGCTCCCGGACCGATGATCCGACTCCCGTGACCTGGCAGGTGCAGGTCGGTGACCTTGCCGCGGTGATCGAGGAGCTGTCGCGCGACCGGCCACTCACCATCGTCGGCTACTCGTGGGGAGCGCTGCTGGCGCTGCTGTACACCCTCGAGGTCGCGGCCGGACGCGTGCCGGTACCGCCGGCGCGCCTCGTGCTGATCGACCCCGCGCCGGTGAACCGGACGTGGCGTGCCGCCTTCGAGGAGGAGTTCCAGCGGCGTCAGGCCGGAGATGCGGTCCGTGCCTTGCGAGAGGAACTGGCGGCGTCGGGCCTGCGCGAGGCGGACGCCGTCGCGTACCGGCAGCGGCAGTTCGAGTTGTCGGTCGCCGGCTACTTCGCCGACCCGCGCCGCGCACGTGACCTGACGCCGTTTCGCATCACCGGTCGCGTGCAGCAGTCCGTGTGGGAGAGCCTGGGCGACTTCGATCTCGTACCCGGGCTGCACCGGGTCCCACCTGTGCCGACACTTCTCGTGCATGGGTGGCACGACCCGATCCCGGTGGAATCGTCGTTCGCGGTCGCCCGTGCCTTGCACGCGCGGTGCGTCGTCCTTGAGGCAAGCGGGCACGTACCCTACGTGGAGCAACCCGACACCCTGTTCGCCACGATCGAGCAGTTCCTGAACGAGACCTCCTGA
- a CDS encoding sigma-70 family RNA polymerase sigma factor, translating into MTTSIAPILVRPLAPPARQWPMRDAQERLQEQAVIVAAQRGDTEAFATLVRTHQRRAYAVARSIVLTHEDAEDAVQEGFLHAFRALDRFLPDQAFGAWLHRIVANAALDITRRKKVRDAEPLADTIASPFRDPAESDELRRRLQDALAELGERQRSVIVLHDVEGFKHSEIGRMLGIPEGTARSDLHHARARLRQALSGIRSHL; encoded by the coding sequence GTGACGACTTCCATCGCGCCGATTCTCGTACGACCGCTCGCGCCTCCCGCGCGCCAGTGGCCGATGCGTGACGCGCAGGAGCGGCTGCAGGAGCAGGCAGTCATCGTCGCCGCGCAGCGCGGTGACACCGAGGCGTTCGCGACGCTCGTGCGAACGCACCAGCGTCGGGCGTACGCGGTGGCGCGGTCGATCGTGCTCACGCACGAAGATGCGGAGGACGCGGTGCAGGAGGGCTTCCTCCATGCCTTTCGCGCGCTGGATCGGTTCCTGCCTGATCAGGCGTTCGGGGCGTGGTTGCATCGGATCGTAGCCAACGCGGCGCTCGACATCACGCGGCGCAAAAAGGTGCGCGATGCCGAACCGCTTGCCGACACGATCGCGTCGCCATTCCGGGACCCGGCTGAGTCGGATGAGTTGCGTCGTCGGCTGCAGGACGCGCTGGCGGAGTTGGGCGAGCGGCAACGCTCGGTGATCGTGCTGCACGATGTCGAAGGCTTCAAACATTCGGAAATCGGCCGTATGCTCGGGATTCCCGAGGGCACGGCCCGGTCGGACTTGCACCATGCCCGCGCGCGCCTGCGACAGGCCCTGAGCGGGATACGGAGTCACCTATGA
- the nth gene encoding endonuclease III gives MAKRGGGKPRQPLSQRRPGKAAARGTPKGPSATSRPRTKASAARKTATAARPSPSQSRRLAHPGRVPARGDDAARRRHAEAVWNHLAALYPDAHCELDFRSPWELLVATILSAQCTDKRVNMVTPVLFERWPSPAALAAAEASALEGVIKSTGFFRAKTRALLGVAAAVTDVHGGAVPSRMEDLVVLPGVGRKTANVVLGNAFGVNEGVVVDTHVGRLAVRLGLTSETDPVKVEAALMALFDRERWTLLSHLLIWHGRRVCEARKPRCGDCRLNAICPASLA, from the coding sequence ATGGCGAAGCGAGGAGGGGGAAAACCGCGGCAGCCGCTGTCCCAGCGCCGGCCTGGCAAGGCCGCGGCCCGCGGAACCCCAAAAGGCCCCAGTGCCACATCACGTCCGCGAACGAAAGCCTCCGCGGCGCGAAAGACGGCCACGGCCGCCCGACCTTCACCCTCCCAGTCCCGCAGGCTCGCCCACCCCGGTCGCGTACCAGCGCGCGGTGATGACGCTGCGCGGCGACGCCACGCGGAAGCGGTCTGGAACCATCTGGCCGCGCTCTACCCTGACGCACACTGCGAGCTGGATTTTCGCTCCCCCTGGGAACTGCTGGTCGCCACGATCCTCTCGGCGCAGTGCACGGACAAGCGCGTGAACATGGTGACGCCCGTGCTGTTCGAGCGGTGGCCCTCGCCGGCGGCGCTGGCGGCGGCCGAAGCCAGCGCACTCGAGGGTGTCATCAAGAGTACCGGCTTCTTCCGCGCCAAGACCAGGGCGCTGCTCGGCGTCGCTGCGGCCGTGACCGATGTGCACGGCGGCGCGGTCCCGTCGCGCATGGAGGATCTCGTGGTGCTTCCGGGCGTGGGCCGCAAGACCGCGAACGTGGTGCTCGGCAATGCCTTCGGCGTGAACGAAGGCGTGGTCGTCGACACCCACGTCGGGCGCCTCGCGGTCCGCCTGGGCCTAACGAGCGAGACGGACCCGGTGAAGGTGGAGGCGGCCCTGATGGCGCTCTTCGACCGCGAGCGCTGGACGTTGCTCTCGCACCTGCTGATCTGGCACGGGCGCCGTGTGTGCGAGGCGCGCAAGCCCCGGTGCGGAGACTGCCGGCTCAACGCCATTTGCCCGGCGTCGCTGGCGTAG
- a CDS encoding TolC family protein, producing the protein MKRFVIALLIPMALHGQGVAGGDARPLSLEDAIRLAHQNSPLAIAARGQLRTTDAAVRTAFSQFLPTLSLSAGASRSAGEALGPNGKLVQISSPWNFNRGLSSNLELFDGFRRQNTLRSARAQQTAAESNERLQRYRVALEVKQQYFNVQASRESRGAALAQLAQAEEQLKAASARVTAGAATKSDSLRSVIAVGNARLAVLTAENSIRLANATLTRLVASPYTVTAAGSDSDAVAVVALDSVEVVKWLEDAPSISQARSDLAASVAAAKSSRASYWPTFSVGASLSGNRSDQAFAPSGGAYSSNKSLRLNFSYPLFNGLQREENVARTAVAEDNARAQLREARMVADQQLTQLLGSLRLAEVRLAIQEASVVAGEEDLRVQNQRYTLGASTLLDLLTSQSTLNQARYGRIQARYDARVAKAQIEALVGRDIP; encoded by the coding sequence ATGAAACGTTTCGTCATTGCGCTGCTGATCCCGATGGCACTTCATGGTCAGGGCGTCGCCGGTGGCGACGCCCGACCTCTTTCACTGGAAGACGCCATTCGACTCGCGCATCAGAACTCCCCGCTCGCCATCGCCGCGCGCGGCCAGCTGCGGACAACCGACGCGGCGGTGCGCACGGCCTTCAGTCAGTTCCTCCCCACCCTGAGCCTCTCGGCGGGCGCGAGCCGGTCGGCCGGCGAGGCGCTGGGACCCAATGGAAAGCTGGTACAGATCTCGAGTCCCTGGAACTTCAACCGCGGCCTGAGCAGCAACCTTGAGCTGTTCGATGGCTTCCGCCGGCAGAACACCCTGCGCAGCGCCAGGGCGCAGCAGACCGCCGCCGAGTCCAACGAGCGACTGCAGCGCTACCGGGTCGCGCTCGAGGTCAAGCAGCAGTACTTCAACGTGCAGGCATCACGGGAGTCGCGCGGCGCGGCACTCGCGCAGCTGGCCCAGGCCGAGGAACAGCTCAAGGCCGCCAGCGCGCGCGTCACCGCCGGCGCGGCGACGAAGTCCGATTCGTTGCGCTCGGTGATCGCCGTCGGCAACGCACGGCTCGCCGTGCTCACCGCCGAGAACAGCATTCGCCTCGCCAACGCCACCCTCACACGACTGGTGGCCTCGCCCTACACCGTGACAGCCGCCGGCAGCGACTCCGACGCCGTCGCCGTCGTGGCCCTCGACAGCGTCGAGGTCGTGAAATGGCTCGAGGACGCGCCGTCCATCAGCCAGGCGCGCTCCGACCTGGCGGCCTCCGTGGCGGCGGCGAAGTCCTCGCGGGCCTCCTACTGGCCAACGTTCAGCGTCGGCGCCAGTCTGAGCGGCAACCGCTCCGACCAGGCCTTTGCACCGAGCGGCGGGGCATACAGCAGCAACAAGTCGCTCCGTCTCAACTTCAGCTATCCGCTGTTCAACGGGCTGCAGCGCGAGGAGAACGTGGCGCGGACGGCCGTGGCCGAAGACAACGCCCGCGCTCAGCTCCGCGAGGCGCGCATGGTCGCCGATCAGCAGCTCACGCAGTTGCTGGGCTCGTTGCGACTCGCCGAGGTCCGCCTGGCCATCCAGGAGGCATCGGTGGTGGCCGGCGAAGAAGACCTCCGCGTGCAGAACCAGCGGTACACGTTAGGCGCCTCGACGCTGCTCGACCTCCTCACCTCGCAGAGCACGCTCAACCAGGCACGCTACGGCCGCATCCAGGCCCGATACGACGCCCGCGTCGCCAAGGCGCAGATCGAGGCCCTCGTCGGCCGCGACATCCCCTGA
- a CDS encoding HEAT repeat domain-containing protein: MTSDPFVRELAHLVWLLVYRPGHLDVQKSVLRSLRTSGMESAARIEQSELAAAVADSAGRRPLAESHPWLAELSTRMAVHTVRVIESHSGATAAELLGLARALASAGDSEDPGHSFDEQFVALQAQHLAVQLGRHGFQRTPTPPMPRLAYGASTRTPANGTTPVEEAMREHLAARVTPSALEPVRVAPPGKPAIATEELMPARHVDDLVIRLRGEITPVVAPALLDEVTRVLEDAAREGSWTAVVDLVSRVLAREESVTQPDVKRAFGIVFKRLAKPGILRGVAQLLPSHRDLRDAVQQFLVRQGEPAADIIVDLLITAEPAGDRRAYRDALRGLPAAVDPLRQLLRDHRWFVVRNAAELLGEMNAVAADEDLVETLRHRDARVRHAATLALIRLGTPRAGHTILRALGDPDASVRLKAVHGIARVNHARAVPALLAALDAESDEEIRNTLVLALARHPVDAAVQRLSLEASPGSFFRRRPQARRLVAVQALGEMQSEASRLVLAPLARDRDGAVRDLAARLLADGPR, encoded by the coding sequence GTGACCTCGGACCCTTTCGTCCGGGAGCTTGCCCATCTCGTCTGGCTGCTCGTGTACCGTCCGGGGCACCTCGACGTCCAGAAGTCGGTGCTCCGATCGCTGCGGACCTCGGGGATGGAGAGCGCGGCCCGGATCGAACAGTCCGAACTGGCAGCGGCGGTCGCCGACAGCGCAGGCCGGCGTCCGCTCGCGGAGAGTCACCCGTGGTTGGCGGAGCTGAGTACGCGCATGGCCGTGCACACGGTGCGCGTGATCGAGTCGCATTCGGGGGCAACGGCGGCAGAGCTGCTGGGTCTCGCGCGGGCCCTGGCGAGCGCGGGCGACTCCGAAGATCCAGGGCATTCGTTCGACGAGCAGTTCGTCGCGCTGCAGGCGCAGCACCTGGCGGTGCAACTGGGCCGCCACGGGTTTCAGCGCACCCCGACCCCGCCGATGCCGCGCCTCGCGTACGGCGCGAGTACGCGGACGCCGGCGAACGGGACCACGCCGGTCGAGGAGGCGATGCGGGAGCACCTCGCCGCGCGCGTGACCCCGTCGGCGCTCGAGCCGGTGCGGGTGGCGCCGCCGGGGAAACCGGCGATTGCGACCGAGGAGTTGATGCCGGCGCGGCACGTGGACGATCTCGTGATCCGGTTGCGCGGCGAGATCACGCCCGTGGTGGCGCCGGCCCTGCTCGACGAGGTGACGCGAGTGCTGGAAGACGCGGCGCGCGAGGGATCGTGGACCGCGGTGGTCGATCTCGTGTCGCGCGTGCTGGCTCGCGAGGAGAGCGTCACGCAGCCCGACGTAAAGCGGGCGTTCGGCATCGTCTTCAAGCGGTTGGCGAAGCCGGGGATCCTGCGAGGCGTGGCACAGCTGCTGCCCAGCCATCGCGACCTGCGCGACGCGGTGCAGCAGTTCCTCGTCAGGCAGGGTGAGCCGGCGGCCGACATCATCGTCGACCTGCTGATCACGGCCGAGCCGGCGGGGGATCGGCGCGCCTATCGCGATGCCCTCCGTGGCTTGCCGGCGGCGGTGGACCCGCTGCGGCAGCTGCTACGCGACCATCGCTGGTTCGTGGTGCGCAACGCGGCCGAACTGCTTGGCGAGATGAACGCGGTGGCTGCCGATGAAGATCTCGTGGAGACGCTGCGGCATCGCGATGCGCGTGTACGCCATGCCGCGACGCTGGCGCTGATCCGGCTCGGCACGCCACGGGCCGGGCACACGATCCTTCGGGCGCTGGGCGACCCCGACGCGAGTGTGCGTCTCAAGGCGGTGCACGGAATCGCACGGGTGAACCACGCGCGTGCGGTGCCGGCGTTGCTGGCGGCGCTGGACGCCGAGTCGGACGAGGAGATCCGGAACACGCTGGTACTCGCCCTGGCGAGACACCCGGTGGATGCCGCGGTTCAACGCCTGTCGCTGGAGGCGTCGCCGGGTTCGTTCTTCAGGCGGCGACCGCAGGCGCGTCGCCTGGTGGCGGTTCAGGCCCTGGGGGAGATGCAGAGCGAGGCGTCGCGCCTCGTGCTCGCACCCCTGGCCAGGGACCGCGACGGGGCCGTGCGCGACCTGGCCGCGCGGCTGCTCGCGGACGGTCCGCGTTAG
- a CDS encoding peptidylprolyl isomerase, translating to MKTATIETSRGTVVAELYDAEAPITVANFEKLANDGFYNGTKFHRVIPDFVVQGGDPYSRGGASAKGPVGTGGPGWTIKCETKGNPHKHAVGALSMAHAGKDTGGSQFFMVLSEQNTRHLDGVHTVFGRIVKGLDVMAQIRQNDELVSAKVE from the coding sequence ATGAAGACTGCCACGATTGAGACCTCCCGCGGCACGGTCGTCGCCGAGCTGTACGACGCCGAGGCCCCCATCACCGTCGCCAACTTCGAGAAGCTCGCCAACGACGGCTTCTACAACGGCACCAAGTTCCACCGCGTCATCCCCGATTTCGTCGTCCAGGGCGGCGATCCCTACTCCAGGGGCGGCGCCAGCGCCAAGGGCCCCGTCGGCACCGGCGGCCCCGGCTGGACCATCAAGTGCGAGACCAAGGGGAACCCGCACAAGCACGCCGTCGGCGCCCTGTCCATGGCCCACGCCGGCAAGGATACCGGCGGTTCCCAGTTCTTCATGGTGCTCAGCGAGCAGAACACGCGGCACCTCGATGGCGTTCACACCGTCTTCGGCCGCATCGTCAAGGGACTCGACGTCATGGCGCAGATCCGCCAGAACGACGAACTCGTGAGCGCCAAGGTCGAGTAA
- a CDS encoding HDIG domain-containing protein, with the protein MTVPSRDAAHALMCEFTASESLRKHMYAVEAAMRAYARQFGEDEERWGLAGLMHDFDYERWPNAGHEPDREHPAEGVRHLRALGYPDDVLQAILGHANYSGVPRSSRMAKALFAVDELTGLVTATALVRPSRSVHEVDARSVRKKMKDKAFARGVSRDDVINGAADLGVELDTHIAFVIGAMQADAERLGLQGTPTAPA; encoded by the coding sequence ATGACCGTTCCCTCCCGCGACGCCGCACACGCCCTGATGTGCGAGTTCACTGCCAGCGAGTCGCTGCGCAAGCACATGTACGCGGTCGAAGCCGCCATGCGCGCCTACGCCCGACAGTTCGGCGAAGACGAGGAACGTTGGGGACTGGCCGGCCTGATGCACGATTTCGACTACGAGCGCTGGCCAAACGCGGGCCACGAGCCGGATCGCGAGCACCCCGCCGAGGGCGTGCGTCATCTGCGGGCACTTGGGTATCCGGACGACGTGCTGCAAGCGATTCTTGGGCATGCCAACTACTCGGGCGTGCCCCGGTCGAGTCGCATGGCGAAGGCGCTCTTCGCGGTGGACGAACTGACCGGCCTGGTGACGGCGACGGCGCTGGTCCGCCCGAGTCGAAGCGTCCACGAGGTGGATGCGCGGAGCGTCCGAAAGAAAATGAAGGACAAGGCGTTCGCGCGGGGCGTCAGTCGTGACGATGTCATTAACGGCGCCGCGGACCTGGGCGTCGAACTGGACACGCACATTGCGTTCGTCATCGGTGCCATGCAGGCCGATGCCGAACGCCTTGGCTTGCAAGGAACTCCGACAGCCCCCGCATGA
- a CDS encoding M42 family metallopeptidase, with protein sequence MSHSAPSLPPQSLAFLERLLDTPGPSGFEAAAARVWREGVSGFAQVAADVSGNSVAVVEGGGGPTIMLAGHIDEIGVIVTWIDDTGLVYIGPIGGWDVQVLVGQRIRFAGRSGDVIGVVGKKPIHLIKPDEREKASKFADLWVDIGATSRAEAAERVEIGDPGVIDARMVRLPNDRLVSRAIDDRIGAFVIAEALRRYAAQPGAARVVAVATTQEEIGFHGGGAVVAATRVNPVMAIAVDVTFASDHPGIEKKEVGEHSIGGGPVLARGSVISPVVFRLLKDTAAELAIPCSVHAAGRDTATDADFIHLAREGVATGLLSIPNRYMHSPNEMVSLLDVDRAATLIAEACRRVTTATDFTAR encoded by the coding sequence GTGTCACACTCGGCGCCAAGCCTCCCGCCCCAATCCCTCGCATTTCTGGAACGCCTGCTCGATACGCCCGGTCCCTCGGGCTTCGAGGCCGCCGCGGCTCGCGTGTGGCGCGAGGGGGTGAGCGGATTTGCACAAGTCGCCGCGGACGTATCCGGCAACAGCGTGGCGGTCGTCGAAGGAGGCGGCGGTCCCACGATCATGCTGGCCGGCCACATCGACGAGATCGGCGTCATCGTGACCTGGATCGACGATACGGGACTGGTCTACATCGGTCCCATCGGCGGATGGGACGTGCAGGTGCTGGTCGGGCAGCGCATCCGCTTCGCCGGCCGGAGCGGCGACGTGATCGGCGTCGTTGGCAAGAAACCGATCCACCTGATCAAGCCGGACGAACGGGAAAAGGCGTCAAAGTTCGCCGACCTGTGGGTCGACATCGGCGCCACGTCGCGCGCCGAGGCCGCCGAGCGGGTCGAGATCGGGGACCCCGGGGTCATCGACGCACGCATGGTGCGACTGCCGAACGATCGGCTCGTCTCGCGCGCCATCGACGACCGCATCGGCGCGTTTGTCATCGCCGAAGCACTGCGCCGATACGCGGCCCAGCCCGGGGCGGCACGCGTCGTCGCCGTCGCGACCACGCAGGAAGAGATCGGGTTTCACGGCGGCGGTGCGGTCGTCGCCGCCACGCGCGTCAATCCCGTGATGGCCATCGCGGTGGACGTGACCTTCGCCTCCGATCACCCCGGCATCGAAAAGAAGGAGGTCGGAGAGCACTCGATCGGTGGCGGCCCGGTGCTCGCCCGCGGCTCGGTCATCTCACCGGTCGTGTTCCGGCTCCTGAAGGACACGGCCGCCGAGCTTGCGATTCCCTGCTCGGTGCACGCGGCGGGTCGCGACACCGCCACCGACGCCGATTTCATTCACCTCGCGCGCGAAGGCGTGGCCACCGGACTGCTCTCGATTCCGAACCGCTACATGCACTCGCCCAACGAAATGGTGAGTCTGCTCGACGTCGATCGCGCGGCGACCCTCATTGCCGAAGCCTGCCGACGCGTCACGACGGCGACCGACTTCACCGCGCGCTGA